The DNA region CGATCCTGTATCCGTTGTGATCAGCAACATACTTGACGTAATATTCGTTGCCGTCAGGTGCTACCCAGGAGTACTCGCCCTCGACGGCCCTACCGGGTTGGCCCTCCTGCTCCTGCTCATGGTTGTCCAACTCGAAGTCGACAATGTCCGATGGACGAGCAGCCGCAAGGGCAACCAAGCAGAGGGCAATAATGACCTAATAGGGGAAGAAATTTGGAAATTTAGAATTAAAAGATATCTTAGCTATATACGGAACAATGAAAGCAAAATCTTTTAGCCTTTTGCTGGCAAACTTTAATCccgatattattttctttattaattttccttttgttaCATTATCATTATGCTATTGGTAATATCCAAGAATTTATATTTAACACCAATTTTGTCTAATCTAAAACACTACATTAGAAAAATACATCAAGGTGTTAATGACTTCGTCATCAAAACATTGGCGCCAAGAAGCAATTAAATGTCAGAAATCAGGCTGACTTGAAATCGTTTTGAACTGAGATTTTCACCTAATCCCATCAACAGATCCAAAAGGAGAGACTCACCAGGACCTTCATTGCAGCAAGTTCGATGGCAGAACGTGATGTCGAAAAGCATTGTCCCTCCTCTTATATACGCAGGAGTGACCTTCAGCCACCTGGAGGGATTCGGAAACTGCATTTTGCGATAATGATATTCGTCGAGAGTGAACTTGTTACCAACCGGCCGTGTCCAACAAAAACTAAATTTCATGACTTATGAGAATATCCGTTACTCATGCGAACTATTGTTTAGCGCCATTTTTGTTTTTACCGATAAGTTtgggtaatataaaaaaaatcagtttacctTTAGAATAACCATTGTAAAATCAGTGATATCAACGAAAAGCAAAAAATCATAGACCAATTTGTATAAAATTATTTAGGAACAAACAGTTATCTTTATAAAAATGATAGGCAAAACTATATACAGAATTTTAGGGGTGCACTTCGAAGTAGtgaaaaaagaattttttataagagaaaattgctcgaaattatttatatattagacTGCAGTATATGTTAATATCTTGTATGAACATGATTggattttttcaaagtttttcttcgGCAGCTGAAATATCATGAATATCTATATCGATACTACGGATATTTTACCTGGATAACATGCAAGCATGCTGTTAGTAATTTAAGTTGCTATTTTAAGGGCGTTTCCCCATTTTAGATGATAACATGTCTATGTAATACATACgcacattaataaatatatttctatatatacatatgtgtatatatatatatatatatatatatatatatatatatatatatatatacatatatatatatatatatatatatatatatatatatatacatttgccatAATAAATAGTTGCGTCAACGGCAAAAACAGATGATATAGTTGAAAATTATGCCGGTGCTTAATCATATCAGGTTATTAATAATCGAACTCTGATcaacaacaaaatatatttttctatactaGAAAAACCCTAGATTTGGAAGACGCCATAATGGCCACATAAATCACAATCCAGAAAATAATAGGGAAAAAAATGGAAACCCTACTACGCCGGCATCTCAAAGATACAGAGTTCCATAGCTAAGATTCCGAGTGAGCAACATCTAGAATCTGTTCATAGGGTATTTACTCGTTTGAATTCTAAGTTGTTGGATCTTTCCGCTATGTTACCCAATAGCGAGACATCATGACTTGTTTGTTGCTAGGCTACCTCGGTTATGCTTGGCTGAGTGAAGGTATCATCCAAACGTGTTTGGAAATTACTGACGGTTCAAGCACACTTGGCAGCAGGCACTTTAATCTAGTGTTGTCTCTCTCCTGTGAAGAAAAAGCAACTAACCATGAAAATGATTCTAGAATGGTCTTAAAACCTGTCTAAGacggatacaattttttttttgtagacaatAAATAAACTCGAATATGCTGTACCATCCGTTTGTCAATAaagtgaaacaaaaacaataaacaatttaaTGTGTGAATCAATATAAAATAGAAGGTGGACACAGATTATATTGCAAATAAAAAAGTAAGTTATTTGAtatcaaagttcttttttttttttttttacacacctaATAGATAGTTCAATGAAATCGAATACTGTCAAAATTGGAAAAACACATAAATCTGCTTGATAACTGTAGAAAATTTTTACAATCCGTAAGAGTATCATTAGAGCAAGAGAGAAAAAAACTTTCAACCTTAGGGCTATTCTAAAATATAGCTTCTTATATGAAACTTCTTTAGGATGTAGTTACATTTTCGAAGATCAAAGCAAAAACCTGTATAACATTTTGattaaaacaaaatgagtttatcgCGTTAAAAGAATCGAAACAATTCAAAATTAAACTTATTTCAGGATACCCAGAAGATATTTCCTTTgtcaaaaaaaaatctgttgtggATCCTGTGAAAACACAAATTTACATTAATGCATCAATAAATTCAAGATGATTACAATCATTTGAAGTGAGTTCATCGACAACTATCACTAcgagaatatataaaaatacaatgttCAAATACTTCCTTTACGTTTTATAAAGAACTTCCAAATCTATAGGAGGATTTAataaccaattatatatatatatatatatatatatatatatatatatatatatatatatatatgtatatatgtatatatatatatatatatatatatatatatatatatatatatatatatatatatatatgtgtgtgtgtgtgtatatatatacatatatatataatatatatatatatatatatatatatatatatatatatatatatatgtgtgtgtgtgtgtgtgtgtgtgtgtgtgtgtgtgtgtgtgctttaatgTTATCCAGCTAAAAATCAGTAGTTGTCGATATAGATATTCATGATATTTCGTGTGCCGAAGAAAAACTACTTTGAAAAAATCCAATCATTTTAATACGGGATATTAACATATATCACAGTCTAACATATATACTATTTCGAGCAATTTTCTCGTATCTAAAACTCTTTTTTCTCTGCTTCGAATTCCACTCCTAAAATTCTGTTTATAGTGCTGCCTATCATTTTTATAAAGATAGATATTTCTTCCTAAATAATTTTATACAAACTGGTcaatgattttttttgtttttcgtcAATATCATTGATATTCCTAAGATCATTCTAAAGGTAAACTGATTTTTCTATTATCCAAATTCATCAGTAAGAAAAAAGACGCTAAACAAAACTTCGAAACAATAACGGATATTCTCATAAGTCATGAAATTTCGTTTTTGTTAGAGACGGCCGGTTGACAACGAGTTCACTCTCGACGAATATCATTATCCCAAAATGCAGTTTCCGAATCCCTACTCCAGGGGACCGAAGGTCATTCTGTCTGAAGGTCATTCCTGCGTATATAAGAGGAGGGACAACGCTTTTCGACATCACGTTCTGCCATCGAACTTGCCACAATGAAGGTCCTGGTAAGTCTCGCCTTTTGAATCTGTTGATGGGATGCGGTGAAAATCGCAATTCAAAACGATTTAAAATCAGCCTGATTTTCTGGCATCTAATGGTTTCTTGGCACCAATGGTTTGGTGACGAAGTCATTTATACCTTGATTTATTTCTCTAATGAAGTGTTGTAGATTGGACAGAATTGGTGTTAAATATAAATTCTTGGATATTACCAATAGCATAATGATAAAGTAACAAAAggcaaattaataaagaaaataatattgggaataaagtTGCCTGCAAAAAGCTAAAAGATTTTGCTTTCATTGTTCTGTATAAATCTAAGATATCTTTTAATCCTAAATTTCCAAATGTCTTCCCCTATTAGGTTATTATTGCCCTCTGCTTGGTTGCCCTTGCGGCTGCTCGTCCTTCGGACATCGTGGACTTCGAGTTGGACAaccaggagcaggagcaggagggcCAACCCGGTCGGGCCGTCGAGGGCGAGTACTCCTGGGTAGCACCTGACGGCAACGAGTATTACGTCAAGTATGTTGCTGATCACAACGGATACAGGATCGTCGATGACAACGTCGTGCCTGAAGCTCCTGAAAACGAGCAacctgaggatgatgatgacaaaTAGACAATTATATGATGATTATGATAGATACTGGATGTGATATTCGAAtggaataaagattatttttcatagAGAACTACTGTTCTATTTTTTCAAATTCCTTCTGAACAGCAGGGGATGGttttatattttcgttttttctcaatataaatatgagccaaagaattatacatatatatatatatatatatatatatatatatatatatatatatatatatatatatatatatatatatatatatatatatatatatatatatatatatatatatatatatatatatatatatatatatatatatatatatatatatatatatatatatatatatatatatatatatatataaagttattgatTATCAAGACCTTTTCTAGTTTTGGGCTCTTAACATTAATTGACGTTAAGTGTAGTCAGCTCACCAAATGAAATGATAAAGTAAAGAGCATATGCGATAAGAGATTTAATGCACTTTTTACTTGTGACCAAAATATATAGGAAATAGAGAGGAAGTCTGAAATTATTTGTAAAGACGTAATTACGAATAATCAGGATACACATAAGAAGTTCGAAAAGAATttgaaaacagagagagaaaaTATTGCAATTAATTACGAAACATGAAGAAAGTTATTGATAATTAATATAGAAAGGAAGCTCCAGATAATCAGAGCACAAAGCGGATTTTTCATATAATCAGaacattttgagaaagtttttaaaAGGAAGTTTGAATTGTAAGGATACACAGAGGAACGCTCTAGTAATTATGCCATTTTAAGATAGTTTAGAATAATCAATATGTACCATGTTGCATAGAATTTATTGTTCTAATATTTATAAGAAATTTTGTCTTTAATACTTTTACCACAATCATTTTCATTAAACCTTGAATAAGGAACATCAAAGTATAGGTATTGGAAGTAGAGAACAAATTTGTAAAACATTTCATTGAATTATCTAACTTTAGATTATATTAGAAGGCATCGTTTGTTAaggagattgactgattgattgattttagtttATCTGACATTACAACTACCAGGGATACTGGCAGCGGAAAAAAATGTGTATGAGATATTTCATACCTCAATATTCTTGAtacttcatttaattttatttgataaCTGAAAGTAGATCTCACAATAAGGTCTTGTCTACCTAACCGAAATATTTTGTTGCTATAGATTTTTGctgaaaaagataaatattttaagtatttagCCTTCTATACTTTACTTGCTCCTGGAGCTCCATGTTTCATTTCTTTTACAAGTAAAGTCAAAATGCATATTGGTGATGTGATGGTAAAGAGCATTTTACGAATATTAATGAAGATTTCCTGTTTTAATCTTTGCGTATGGAAGAATGTACATCACAGAAGTGTATAGTGGGGAAAACaaaatgtttagatttttttaaatgattatgcaAGCTTTAGCACCTGTAAAGGACACTATGTAACTGATAACACTTACATATCTAATATTTACTATTACTGTAAGAATGGTTATAAACTATTGACGAAATCTCTATTAACAATGATTACTGTATATTAACAACCAGTATATTAGATAATAGCAACTCTGTAATACTGATTATTATAAAGACTTTGATTGTTATTATACTTTAGAAGGAATTAACAGTTTAAGATCTGAGTGTGAATCTGAATGGTTTCATCCAGCATTATTCCTTTTAAAGTTACTCATGTTATCCTGTCTAATGTATCTCTCTCCCTAAGGCCTCTGCCACCAATCACCAACATTCGATCTCTTCTTGATCTCCTTTGTGACGTCAGACATCTCTCAATCAATTGATCTATCAATCTTTACCCTTCGTCCGAAATCTTTGGCCCTGAGAATATTCTTCCTTTCTGGAGGCAGCAACAAGGCTTGGAGTATCAATATTTGTGCTAATGAAAGGATAACACATTACACTTTGAATCGATTTGCACCAGGAGGGACTTGATATACATAGATTTTGTTCTGCTTTAAATGGTATCTCAAATATAACTGAAGAATTTGTGAAAGTAAGATCCTAAGGAACCATATATTAAAATTTTCCTTCTGCAAGATAAGGAGGGTTTCGATAGCAGTCAAAATTAAAAGAGAtttgaaaaatatttgcaaaagcAGGAAAAAAGATCCACAAAAGAGACATCTCTTTTGCTAGATACAGGCATTTCATGTAAAGGTCGAGAGTTACCTGAACCACTAAAACATAAAAAATTCAATTTGACATCTAATTTCCTTAGGAAATATTATTTGCTGCTAAAATAGAAAATCCATGCAACAGTGGATTGATAATTCAGAagccgaagattttttttttttctttttattgaataaaCCGATCACGTATacaattctattattttcaaagaATACATATATGTAACCTATAAAaaaatctgaaagagaaaaaatcttatccggtattaaagatattaatttttctttacgtATCGTAACAGTAggaatgtaaataataaaataaagccaAGCGGACAAGattcaaaacaaaatattgcaaaaaGCCCAagtactccttttttttttacttttttttgttttttgctctgAGAGAACAA from Palaemon carinicauda isolate YSFRI2023 chromosome 35, ASM3689809v2, whole genome shotgun sequence includes:
- the LOC137627453 gene encoding cuticle protein CP575-like, coding for MKVLVIIALCLVALAAARPSDIVDFELDNHEQEQEGQPGRAVEGEYSWVAPDGNEYYVKYVADHNGYRIVEDNVVPEAPENEQPEDDDDK
- the LOC137627452 gene encoding cuticle protein CP575-like, which gives rise to MKVLVIIALCLVALAAARPSDIVDFELDNQEQEQEGQPGRAVEGEYSWVAPDGNEYYVKYVADHNGYRIVDDNVVPEAPENEQPEDDDDK